A genomic segment from Daphnia carinata strain CSIRO-1 chromosome 1, CSIRO_AGI_Dcar_HiC_V3, whole genome shotgun sequence encodes:
- the LOC130692042 gene encoding general transcription factor 3C polypeptide 1-like isoform X2, translated as MEFPENIPGCILDEIALEGLEGLTISTLWVRLIKRKNFPIALDDQSKRFIWKIICKNDAVEMFKLVVPRPLLIDYNRYDNLDPELEIICEPESLPEDIYPVAAVEDKINGIRGSCATYNTRENITSEAKALTLEESISRYGEQLVLVACQAARNVALAGVQTGVLETLAINSYIMLERIGRSREHGDVTQGRYGLSRLNIPPKSAFYFRKRLLAAGLLVKQPISMRVSNRNVLGTLLHLSRFYSLRLPKLLYLIKRLIQILKDSPHYMLDYPTIRAKLNTSLQLKKILAANEMRQYAVVESVRYRDYFPDATIKDWKMRNCDNEKQVKVVRLNDPNVDPEALFQGDEAPPDDGSLYSEGEEESSSSGILSNAVIQRHHHSIVQQAYGFVEATGSEGLTQGALAEQLGLSQLDARSTIRVLSRLLMVHCVVKEVKKNRVFLYVSKNHFGANAIRAQFEQEQQKIKGLMQVGNESVTDSNQTTTSNLSLALSTNVQLEKDVTLREEEVTEDDGLFRPNVPRGILAEGETISDLTHRSLRRVNIILEAIRQHLVIEEIGVLLRLVTAEEAKEGVDARMDRRSLKRLLARLSNEGQLKNMRIVLRCGDRERALNFICQPGVDQNNSVIRSAIDQAKLKLFCLSKHKYSRSASAKPEKSQPKAEKLEFNDTSVQLDPSLCDSVKQVKEQLLKGQGQGAKSFPFKVIHSTNSGRVYGTEPKCIRLKEIHTLLYYLVYGYDGELFTDQAQAREALRNENPTLEGVDDEAFENLPDIYKTKLGWQTFIEPLPVHSGWPSGWSFLCDILLRLPLSIFLKVVNITYQIDGLETYLKHPIKQYVLLKHLPMDIRQGLIYARKYIFSVHEIITNMVYLGLAQFGPHSLKEKDQVFIYLNRKTTLMDTTTSNPGYHHISRDMEYEKKTFLFESMEDVEKYWYEVWTICSNTLLGSVSTVAGQSITLEMLRKKPAMIEAMRMREPHEAPLLDTGEVPGDHLGAAGFDSAFFAHLKRNWTYNKATTMISRLELQVKKTGNGCKSDKAPQTKTSNPATVPGRLASLRDNAIRFTQCVTQDGTNLTIPVTMVDNANPTRGQKRKRHDSKKSSPTVGWSKVGPKKTRVSTKPASKTRVVKPRKQKGPRRPYYDEKDRQALLLMRRLRVTWSAMEDSFLLMCKVAGTYIHGSLRHSVPFIVVRDCLHETYPESRNKTSRACQRRVAYMMRNPTTEYQVVNAYQELEQDPEIEAVSGGGPITKEDRKHGIEKTEELIVTRFRNLLEYLKPRYSQGGNSSATPGLQVPDTIEEFHQQYELTYSLANLRHRRPILEVNNVVDVNCNVVYNVIHSSMCTTEDKTAWGFHLFNIYQQYPDNLVRSTLAKMKNDMMIAQRKRSLVRNKKFSEMPLSAVPYKLSITYIHLFLSRYQYPVFHRSYQRLRSVIAEKEKIPSDNQNWAGVEVSRIHEGGNAAMVVSLFSIGMARFRFIIPEQIIIFDPKLKDHPEEFDNLIKRYNNWVKDVDAAAQNASKEDRAQIQRRRLGMTSAAATNAVAAIPKLMSTTSIMDNEESAQAPAGTKGSNESVSTLSMDRTQNQLIMRTASRIGLHMLREDMTQDSQLPDKSAPHIQQEHFVINSCKVFVDVILPESASEGWLFLSPKKKQEIIDSIPTTVPFADSVSEQSFLDLYDQQKLSQSAKEDGSRILQLITIKKEMGIVVSELPHVVGSLSDPSCTLEQHVSFMVESRVIQKVGVVAQRFVAIQHIDPWVIKSFRLLRSGKEKLEPFNSSHMVAKENEDKSEPNTQTAETKMSVSEEISVQETSLMPAETKEKVGESQQQSQMEEEMETCQPGESRNEETASVIPAGTVSEPVNEVVPGRRKRTLPTHHHSSKKTRTVDSLGSNDRVDLLVMVKPWVKIDGGLNRRVLDRLLGGLLSHVLLKPGSNMGQLAERFHPALQPFQTRELLELLEKIGCVEFYGIKKTGKAGLFAPRTTLEIVPLDTFARDQDIYVDPKSEAILRLGEFIGDKKYEKDYIPKCSCHNNVDT; from the exons ATGGAATTTCCAGAGAACATTCCGGGATGCATATTAGACGAAATTGCTCTAGAAGGACTCGAAGGGCTGACTATTTCCA CACTTTGGGTCCGATTAATTAAGCGGAAGAACTTTCCCATTGCCTTAGATGATCAATCTAAACGCTTCATCTGGAAAATCATTTGTAAAAATGATGCTGTTGAAATGTTCAAATTGGTAGTGCCCAGGCCTTTATTGATAGACTACAATCGATATGACAATCTAGATCCAGAACTTGAAATCATTTGTGAACCT GAAAGTCTTCCTGAAGACATTTAtcctgttgctgctgttgaggATAAAATAAATGGAATACGAGGATCGTGTGCCACCTACAACACACGGGAAAATATCACTTCAGAAGCAAAAGCCCTTACTTTGGAAGAATCCATTTCAAG ATATGGTGAACAGCTTGTTTTAGTGGCTTGCCAAGCAGCCAGAAATGTTGCATTGGCTGGAGTTCAAACTGGTGTTTTGGAAACTCTTGCAATTAACTCCTACATCATGTTAGAAAGAATTGGTAGGTCAAGGGAACATGGGGATGTAACTCAGGGGAGATATGGTCTCAGCAGATTGAATATTCCACCAAAATCTGCCTTTTACTTCAGAAAAAGATTGTTAGCAGCTGGCTTACTTGTGAAACAG CCTATTTCAATGAGAGTTAGCAATCGAAATGTACTTGGAACACTTCTCCATTTATCACGATTCTACAGCCTAAGGCTGCCCAAATTACTTTATTTGATCAAGCGCCTTATACAGATTCTAAAG GATTCCCCCCACTATATGCTTGATTATCCAACGATAAGAGCCAAGCTGAATACTTCTCTTcagcttaaaaaaattcttgcgGCGAATGAAATGCGACAATATGCAGTAGTGGAATCG GTACGTTATCGAGATTATTTCCCAGACGCTACGATAAAGG ATTGGAAAATGCGGAATTGTGACAatgaaaaacaagtaaaagttGTACGGCTAAACGATCCAAACGTCGATCCTGAGGCTCTGTTTCAAGGTGATGAAGCTCCTCCAGATGACGGGTCTCTTTACAGCGAaggtgaagaagaaagttCGTCTTCTGGGATTTTGTCGAATGCCGTCATCCAACGGCACCACCATTCGATTGTACAACAAGCCTATGGATTCGTTGAAGCAACCGGATCTGAAGGCTTGACACAAGGAGCTTTAGCTGAACAGCTAGGCCTAAGTCAACTTGATGCACGTTCAACTATCCGTGTACTCTCTCGTCTTTTGATGGTGCACTGTGTTGTAAAGGAAGTGAAGAAaaatcgtgttttttt GTATGTTTCGAAAAATCATTTTGGTGCCAATGCTATCAGAGCCCAGTTCGAACAAGAGcagcaaaaaattaaaggattAATGCAAGTCGGCAATGAATCAGTTACCGATTCCAATCAAACGACAACTTCCAACCTATCCTTAGCATTGTCTACAAATGTACAATTGGAG AAAGATGTGACTTTGCGGGAAGAAGAGGTCACGGAGGACGATGGATTATTTCGACCTAATGTCCCACGAGGAATTTTAGCTGAAGGCGAAACAATTTCCGATTTAACACATCGTAGCCTGAGAAGAGTTAATATTATTCTGGAAGCCATTCGCCAACATTTGGTGATTGAGGAGATTGGCGTTCTACTTAGA CTAGTTACAGCTGAAGAGGCTAAGGAAGGTGTTGATGCTCGAATGGATAGACGATCTCTAAAACGATTGTTAGCCCGCTTATCAAATGAAGGACAGCTAAAGAATATGCGAATAGTGCTTCG GTGTGGTGATCGTGAGCGCGCTCTCAATTTCATCTGTCAACCTGGTGTTGATCAGAACAACAGCGTTATTCGTTCAGCAATTGACCAAGCCAAGTTgaaacttttttgtttatccaAACATAAATATAGTCGTTCGGCATCTGCGAAACCTGAAAAATCCCAACCGAAGGCTGAAAAGCTGGAATTTAACGATACGTCAGTTCAGTTGGATCCATCTCTGTGTGACAGTGTCAAACAGGTCAAAGAACAATTGCTTAAAGGCCAAGGCCAAGGAGCAAAAAG ttttccttTCAAAGTCATTCATAGCACCAACAGTGGACGAGTATACGGAACTGAACCTAAGTGCATACGTCTGAAAGAAATACACACCCTGTTATATTACCTCGTCTATGGATATGATGGTGAATTGTTCACTGATCAAGCTCAGGCGAGGGAAGCACTCAGAAACGAAAACCCCACTCTTGAGGGCGTAGACGATGAAGCGTTTGAAAATCTTCCAGATATTTACAAG ACTAAATTAGGTTGGCAGACGTTCATCGAACCACTGCCAGTGCACAGTGGATGGCCTTCCGGGTGGTCCTTTCTTTGCGACATACTTTTACGATTACCTCTTTCAATTTTCCTAAAAGTGGTTAACATCACGTATCAAATTGATGGGCTCGAAACCTATCTCAAACATCCGATTAAACAATACGTGCTACTTAAACACCTACCAATGGATATACGACAAGGTCTTATTTATGCACGGAAGTATATTTTTAGTGTTCACGAAATCATCACAAACATGGTTTATCTCGGACTTGCGCAGTTTGGTCCACATAGCCTTAAG gaaaaagatcaAGTCTTCATTTACTTGAACCGGAAAACAACTTTAATGGATACAACTACCTCTAATCCTGGATATCATCACATATCACGTGACATGGAATATGAGAAAAaaacctttctttttgaatcgATGGAAGACGTGGAAAAATACTG GTACGAAGTTTGGACCATTTGTTCTAACACTTTATTAGGCAGTGTTAGTACGGTAGCCGGACAAAGCATAACGCTGGAAATGTTGCGGAAGAAACCTGCTATGATTGAAGCAATGCGAATGCGTGAACCACACGAAGCGCCGCTTTTAGATACAGGAGAAGTCCCCGGCGATCATCTGGGTGCTGCAGGGTTTGATTCCGCCTTTTTCGCACACTTGAAA AGAAACTGGACATACAACAAGGCGACGACAATGATCAGCAGGTTAGAATTGCAAGTCAAGAAAACAGGAAATGGATGTAAATCAGATAAAGCACCGCAAACCAAAACTTCCAACCCAGCTACCGTCCCGGGGCGCCTTGCTAGTTTAAGGGACAACGCTATTCGATTTACTCAATGCGTCACACAAGATGGAACAAATTTAACGATTCCCGTAACAATGGTAGACAACGCAAATCCTACCAGAggtcaaaaaagaaagcgacATGATAGTAAAAAATCTTCTCCGACTGTCGGCTGGTCAAAAGTCGGTCCCAAGAAGACAAGAG taTCCACCAAACCTGCGTCCAAAACAAGAGTAGTTAAACCTCGTAAGCAAAAGGGTCCACGACGGCCATATTACGACGAAAAAGACAGGCAAGCTTTGCTTCTGATGCGTCGATTACGAGTAACGTGGTCAGCCATGGAGGACAGCTTCCTTCTCATGTGTAAA GTCGCTGGTACATACATCCACGGAAGTTTACGCCATAGTGTACCCTTCATTGTTGTGCGTGATTGTCTCCATGAAACCTACCCCGAATCTCGCAATAAAACCTCACGGGCTTGCCAACGTCGAGTAGCTTACATGATGCGAAACCCCACCACAGAGTACCAAGTCGTAAACGCCTATCAAGAACTTGAGCAGGATCCTGAAATTGAGGCGGTGTCGGGTGGAGGGCCAATAACAAAGGAAGATCGGAAACATGGGATTGAAAAGACGGAGGAACTGATTGTTACCAG ATTTCGAAACCTGCTAGAATACTTGAAACCCCGCTATTCACAAGGAGGGAATTCTAGTGCTACACCTGGCCTACAAGTGCCTGATACTATTGAAGAATTCCACCAGCAGTATGAATTGACTTACTCTCTAGCAAATTTACGTCACCGTCGACCTATTTTGGAAGTAAACAACGTGGTGGACGTAAACTGCAATGTGGTCTACAATGTTATTCACAGTTCGATGTGCACTACGGAAGATAAAACGGCTTGGGGCTTTCACCTTTTCAACATTTATCAACAGTATCCTGACAATCTGGTCCGCTCAACTCTtgccaaaatgaaaaacgatatGATGATCGCACAGCGAAAACGCTCTCTAGTcag GAATAAGAAGTTTTCTGAGATGCCGTTGAGTGCAGTTCCATACAAGTTATCAATTACATACATCCATCTTTTCCTCTCGCGATACCAGTACCCAGTGTTTCATCGTTCCTACCAGCGTCTACGTTCCGTTATagctgaaaaggaaaaaattccTTCTGACAACCAAA ACTGGGCCGGAGTTGAAGTCAGCCGCATTCATGAGGGAGGAAATGCAGCCATGGTAGTCTCACTTTTTTCAATTGGTATGGCTCGATTTCGCTTTATCATTCCAGAGCAAATCATTATTTTTGATCCCAAGCTAAAG GATCATCCTGAAGAATTCGATAATCTGATTAAACGTTACAACAACTGGGTCAAAGATGTCGATGCAGCGGCGCAAAACGCAAGTAAAGAAGATCGAGCACAAATACAACGACGTCGGTTAGGCATGACATCGGCCGCCGCAACCAATGCGGTTGCCGCAATTCCAAAACTAATGAGTACAACTTCTATTATGGACAATGAAGAGTCTGCTCAAGCTCCAGCTGGCACTAAAGGAAGCAACGAAAGCGTTTCTACCTTAAGTATGGACAGGACCCAAAACCAGCTAATAATGCGGACCGCGTCGCGAATTGGTCTTCACATGCTACGCGAAGATATGACGCAGGATTCTCAGTTGCCTGATAAATCAGCGCCGCACATTCAGCAAGAACATTTCGTCATTAACTCTTGCAAAGTATTCGTCGACGTGATTTTACCGGAATCTGCGTCTGAGGGTTGGCTGTTTTTAAGTCCTAAGAAGAAGCAAGAGATTATTGATTCCATTCCCACCACCGTTCCATTCGCCGATAGTGTTTCGGAGCAATCTTTCTTGGATCTGTATGATCAACAGAAACTCAGCCAATCCGCAAAAGAAGATGGTAGTAGAATATTGCAGTTGATTACgattaagaaagaaatgggCATCGTGGTTTCAGAACTGCCACATGTGGTAGGCAGCCTTAGCGATCCATCCTGCACGTTGGAGCAGCATGTCTCTTTTATGGTGGAAAGTCGGGTTATACAAAAAGTCGGCGTGGTAGCCCAGCGGTTTGTTGCTATTCAGCATATCGATCCATGGGTTATTAAATCATTTCGGTTGCTGAGaagtggaaaagaaaaactggagCCATTTAACAGCTCCCACATGGTAGCCAAGGAAAATGAAGATAAATCTGAACCAAATACTCAAACAGCAGAAACCAAAATGTCAGTGTCGGAAGAAATCAGTGTACAAGAAACGAGCTTGATGCCAGCtgaaactaaagaaaaagtaGGAGAATCGCAACAGCAAAGCCAAATGGAAGAGGAAATGGAAACTTGCCAACCAGGAGAAAGTCGAAATGAAGAAACAGCATCGGTTATTCCTGCTGGCACCGTTTCAGAACCCGTGAACGAGGTTGTCCCTGGCCGTCGAAAGCGAACGCTTCCGACTCATCACCattcttcaaaaaaaacacgcacgGTTGACAGCTTAGGATCAAA TGATCGCGTCGACCTTTTAGTAATGGTCAAACCGTGGGTCAAAATTGATGGAGGCCTCAATCGACGTGTTCTAGATCGCTTGCTTGGAg GTCTACTTTCTCATGTGCTTTTAAAACCCGGATCCAACATGGGGCAGTTAGCGGAGCGTTTTCATCCAGCACTTCAACCGTTTCAGACTAGAGAACTGTTGGAG CTGTTGGAAAAAATTGGATGCGTGGAGTTCTATGGCATCAAGAAGACGGGCAAAGCTGGACTGTTCGCTCCACGTACCACACTCGAAATCG TTCCTCTCGACACGTTTGCACGGGATCAAGACATCTATGTTGACCCGAAGAGTGAAGCCATTCTTCGACTGGGGGAGTTCATCGGCGACAAGAAATATGAGAAAGATTACATCCCAAAATGCAGCTGTCACAACAACGTGGACACCTAA